The Catenuloplanes niger genome includes a window with the following:
- a CDS encoding galactose-binding domain-containing protein, with protein MLSAALSAVLGISVASVTLNANAAETPLSQGKPATASSVEAGFTASAAVDGNTGTRWSSAFADPQWLQVDLGSTQSIRRVVLNWEAAYASAFTIQTSPNGSTWTNITPVTSGTAGVQTLDVNGSGRYVRMNGTTRATPYGYSLWEFQVFGTGANPTTPPPTTSLPTSDTPDLGQNVRIFDPSTSAATIQTAVDQAFNAQLRSPTAQFGAQRHVFLFKPGTYGRVWANVGFYTTIAGLGLNPDDVTINGAVNVDSGWNYGDEANATQNFWRSMENLSIVPEGGTNRWAVSQAAPMRRVHIKGNLTLAPSNQDVGQGYSSGGYLADSVVDGVVSSGSQQQWYTRDSRIGRWDGGVWNMVYSGVQGAPANAFPNPPHTTLATTPVTREKPYLYVDNAGLYRVFVPALRRNSAGATWPNTPGTSIPMREFYVAKPGDSAARINSALAQGLNLFFTPGTYTIDQTLRVTRPNTVVTGIGYPTLIPSNGVEALNVADVDGVKVSGLTFDAGTTNSPTLMSVGQAGAHTDHAANPISIQDVFFRIGSSVQGKATTTLAVHSDDTIIDHIWAWRADHGGAPTGWTVNTGDTGLIVNGDDVLATGLFVEHYQKYEVIWNGNRGKTIFFQNEKPYDVPNQAAWIGPRGNGYAAYKVADTVTDHELWGGGSYAYFNVNPSVRVDRAFEVPNRPGVRLRSILTVSLGDVGTIANVVNDTGGAVPNPAGNTTPRQVVAYP; from the coding sequence GTGCTCAGCGCCGCCCTGTCCGCGGTCCTCGGCATCAGCGTCGCCTCGGTCACCCTCAACGCCAACGCCGCGGAGACCCCGCTGTCGCAGGGCAAGCCGGCCACCGCCTCGTCCGTCGAGGCCGGCTTCACCGCGTCCGCCGCGGTCGACGGCAACACCGGCACCCGCTGGTCCAGCGCGTTCGCCGACCCGCAGTGGCTGCAGGTCGACCTGGGCAGCACCCAGTCGATCAGGCGGGTCGTGCTGAACTGGGAGGCGGCGTACGCCTCGGCGTTCACCATCCAGACCTCGCCGAACGGTTCCACCTGGACGAACATCACCCCGGTGACCAGCGGTACGGCCGGCGTGCAGACGCTCGACGTCAACGGCAGCGGCCGGTACGTGCGGATGAACGGCACCACCCGGGCCACGCCGTACGGCTACTCGCTCTGGGAGTTCCAGGTGTTCGGCACCGGCGCGAACCCGACGACGCCGCCGCCCACGACGAGCCTGCCCACCTCCGACACCCCGGACCTCGGCCAGAACGTGCGGATCTTCGACCCGTCCACGTCGGCCGCGACCATCCAGACCGCGGTGGACCAGGCGTTCAACGCGCAGCTGCGCAGCCCGACCGCGCAGTTCGGCGCCCAGCGCCACGTCTTCCTGTTCAAGCCCGGCACGTACGGCCGGGTCTGGGCGAACGTCGGTTTCTACACCACGATCGCCGGTCTCGGTCTCAACCCCGACGACGTGACGATCAACGGCGCGGTCAACGTCGACTCCGGGTGGAACTACGGCGACGAGGCCAACGCGACGCAGAACTTCTGGCGCAGCATGGAGAACCTGTCGATCGTGCCCGAGGGCGGCACCAACCGGTGGGCGGTCTCCCAGGCGGCCCCGATGCGCCGGGTGCACATCAAGGGCAACCTGACGCTCGCACCCTCCAACCAGGACGTCGGGCAGGGCTACTCCAGCGGCGGCTACCTGGCCGACTCGGTCGTCGACGGCGTCGTCTCCTCCGGCTCCCAGCAGCAGTGGTACACCCGCGACAGCCGGATCGGCCGCTGGGACGGCGGCGTGTGGAACATGGTCTACTCCGGTGTGCAGGGCGCCCCGGCCAACGCGTTCCCGAACCCGCCGCACACCACGCTGGCGACCACGCCGGTCACCCGGGAGAAGCCGTACCTCTACGTCGACAACGCCGGTCTCTACCGCGTCTTCGTGCCCGCGCTGCGGCGCAACTCCGCCGGTGCCACCTGGCCGAACACGCCCGGCACCTCGATCCCGATGCGCGAGTTCTACGTCGCCAAGCCCGGTGACAGCGCCGCCCGGATCAACTCCGCGCTGGCGCAGGGCCTGAACCTGTTCTTCACGCCCGGCACCTACACCATCGACCAGACCCTCCGGGTCACCCGCCCGAACACCGTGGTCACCGGCATCGGCTACCCGACGCTGATCCCGAGCAACGGGGTCGAGGCCCTCAACGTCGCCGACGTCGACGGGGTCAAGGTCAGCGGCCTGACCTTCGACGCCGGCACGACGAACAGCCCGACGCTGATGAGCGTCGGCCAGGCCGGCGCGCACACCGACCACGCCGCGAACCCGATCAGCATCCAGGACGTCTTCTTCCGCATCGGCAGCAGCGTCCAGGGCAAGGCCACCACCACGCTCGCCGTGCACAGCGACGACACGATCATCGACCACATCTGGGCCTGGCGTGCCGACCACGGCGGCGCACCCACCGGCTGGACGGTCAACACCGGCGACACCGGCCTGATCGTCAACGGTGACGACGTGCTCGCCACCGGCCTGTTCGTCGAGCACTACCAGAAGTACGAGGTGATCTGGAACGGCAACCGGGGGAAGACGATCTTCTTCCAGAACGAGAAGCCGTACGACGTGCCGAACCAGGCGGCCTGGATCGGGCCGCGCGGCAACGGTTACGCCGCCTACAAGGTCGCCGACACCGTCACCGACCACGAGCTGTGGGGCGGTGGCTCCTACGCCTACTTCAACGTCAACCCCAGCGTCCGGGTCGACCGGGCCTTCGAGGTGCCGAACCGCCCCGGCGTGCGGCTGCGCAGCATCCTCACCGTCTCCCTCGGCGACGTCGGCACCATCGCCAACGTCGTCAACGACACCGGCGGCGCCGTGCCGAACCCGGCCGGCAACACCACCCCGCGCCAGGTCGTGGCCTACCCCTGA
- a CDS encoding FAD-dependent oxidoreductase, producing the protein MMAGPTRRGFIAGTAALGGAALIGSPAAANVTTAGGVRDSPLIRPGDARYEDLVLRRTSERFFPRPESFRLPTTTEQVVRAVDGAVRAGKRITVRSGGHCYENFVGDGAEVIIDMSAMRQVTFDRQRNAFMIESGATLWTVFERLYLGWGVTIPGGQCGSVAAGGHIQGGGYGALSRLFGSVVDYLYAVEVVVVDAAGRTRAVVATREPDDENRDLWWAHTGGGGGNFGVVTRYWMRTPGATGNDPTRLLPRPPAVTLETTVAWSWHDVTEESFHRLLRNYGEWHERNSAPGSRYASLFSLLPINRRNTGADPGAFAMVTALDGTLPDADRLLSDYIAEVTDGVPGTITVQPPRRLPWLAGVRSGSLSEDEQAGTFKVKASYLRKRFTDAQIATAYTYLTGTDHHDESAILLLVSYGGQVNAVAPDATAMPQRDSIMKAVYYVIWTDPDGEQANLDWIRRWYGAMHRDTGGVPVPNGVTDGSYINYPDTDTTDPAWNTSGVPWHTLYYKGNYPRLQRVKARWDPRDLFHHAMSIRLPA; encoded by the coding sequence ATGATGGCTGGTCCCACCCGTCGTGGGTTCATCGCCGGCACAGCGGCGCTGGGAGGTGCGGCCCTGATCGGAAGCCCGGCCGCGGCCAACGTGACGACGGCGGGCGGGGTGCGCGACTCGCCCCTGATCCGGCCGGGTGACGCACGCTACGAGGACCTGGTGCTGCGCCGGACGAGCGAGCGGTTCTTCCCGCGGCCCGAGTCCTTCCGCCTGCCCACCACGACCGAGCAGGTCGTGCGCGCGGTGGACGGCGCGGTCCGCGCGGGCAAGCGGATCACCGTCCGCAGTGGCGGGCACTGCTACGAGAACTTCGTCGGTGACGGCGCCGAGGTGATCATCGACATGTCCGCGATGCGGCAGGTCACGTTCGACCGGCAGCGCAACGCCTTCATGATCGAGTCGGGCGCCACGCTGTGGACCGTGTTCGAGCGGCTCTACCTCGGCTGGGGCGTCACCATTCCCGGCGGCCAGTGCGGCAGCGTGGCCGCGGGCGGACACATCCAGGGCGGCGGGTACGGCGCGCTGTCCCGCCTGTTCGGTTCCGTGGTCGACTACCTGTACGCGGTCGAGGTCGTCGTGGTCGACGCGGCCGGGCGGACCCGCGCGGTCGTGGCGACCCGCGAACCGGACGACGAGAACCGCGACCTGTGGTGGGCGCACACCGGCGGCGGGGGCGGGAACTTCGGTGTGGTCACCCGGTACTGGATGCGCACGCCCGGCGCCACCGGCAACGACCCCACCCGCCTGCTGCCCAGGCCACCCGCGGTGACGCTGGAGACGACGGTGGCCTGGAGCTGGCACGACGTCACCGAGGAGTCGTTCCACCGGCTGCTGCGCAACTACGGCGAATGGCACGAGCGCAACAGCGCGCCCGGCTCCCGCTACGCCAGTCTGTTCAGCCTGCTGCCGATCAACCGCCGCAACACCGGTGCCGACCCCGGCGCGTTCGCGATGGTGACCGCGCTGGACGGCACCCTGCCGGACGCGGACCGGCTGCTGAGCGACTACATCGCCGAGGTCACCGACGGCGTCCCGGGGACGATCACGGTGCAACCACCCCGCCGGCTGCCGTGGCTGGCCGGGGTGAGGTCCGGGTCGCTGAGCGAGGACGAGCAGGCCGGGACGTTCAAGGTGAAGGCGTCCTACCTGCGCAAACGGTTCACCGACGCGCAGATCGCCACCGCCTACACGTACCTGACCGGCACCGACCACCACGACGAGAGCGCGATACTGCTGCTGGTGTCCTACGGCGGCCAGGTCAACGCCGTGGCGCCGGACGCGACCGCGATGCCGCAGCGGGACAGCATCATGAAGGCGGTCTACTACGTCATCTGGACCGATCCGGACGGCGAGCAGGCGAACCTGGACTGGATCCGGCGCTGGTACGGCGCGATGCACCGGGACACCGGCGGCGTGCCGGTCCCGAACGGCGTCACCGACGGCTCCTACATCAACTACCCGGACACCGACACCACCGACCCGGCCTGGAACACGTCCGGGGTCCCGTGGCACACCCTCTACTACAAGGGCAACTACCCGCGGCTGCAACGCGTCAAGGCCCGCTGGGACCCGCGCGACCTGTTCCACCACGCCATGTCGATCCGGCTGCCCGCCTGA
- a CDS encoding sensor histidine kinase: MSSQWWPRGLDRYRGPLSDVVLATIGVLFVLFVGYTAVPRVTMLLSVLCAVLLLAGRRCPVPALLAAAALGMAAVAVHRPPDGLFVVAGMLAYSTALYSPRRRPWFFALLLWSSIMLAGSLTYSTDWWNTEQFATFALIAGGAVWGDSVRLRRAYLAEVTERARQAEETRDAEARRRVTDERLRIARELHDVVAHHVAVISVHAGAAGHVLRDDPEKVWPVLGHIRTAADTVLSEMKSVVGVLRDPDDAGSTEPAPGVARLPDLLAGLHATGFTVRHRHRGEPRPLPAVVDLAAYRIVQEALTNAHRHGAGDATVELAYTADTVRLDVTNRVAASGGARAGSGFGLIGMRERAAAAHGTIEAGPVPGGLFRVRAVLPTDDRAAHRLRASTPGTGR, translated from the coding sequence GTGAGCAGTCAGTGGTGGCCGCGGGGCCTCGACCGTTACCGGGGCCCGCTCAGCGATGTGGTGCTGGCGACCATCGGGGTCCTGTTCGTGCTGTTCGTCGGCTACACCGCGGTGCCTCGGGTGACCATGCTGCTCTCGGTGCTGTGCGCCGTCCTGCTGCTGGCCGGCCGGCGGTGTCCGGTGCCGGCGCTGCTGGCCGCCGCCGCGCTCGGCATGGCCGCCGTCGCCGTGCACCGCCCGCCGGACGGGCTGTTCGTCGTGGCCGGCATGCTGGCCTACTCCACCGCGCTGTACAGCCCGCGCCGCCGGCCCTGGTTCTTCGCGTTGCTGCTGTGGAGCTCGATCATGCTGGCCGGCTCCCTGACGTACTCCACGGACTGGTGGAACACCGAGCAGTTCGCCACGTTCGCGCTGATCGCCGGCGGCGCGGTGTGGGGCGACTCGGTCCGGCTGCGCCGGGCGTACCTCGCGGAGGTGACCGAGCGGGCCAGGCAGGCGGAGGAGACCCGGGACGCGGAGGCCCGCCGCCGGGTGACGGACGAGCGGCTGCGCATCGCCCGGGAACTGCACGACGTGGTCGCCCACCACGTCGCGGTGATCAGCGTGCACGCCGGCGCGGCCGGCCACGTGCTGCGCGACGACCCGGAGAAGGTGTGGCCCGTGCTCGGGCACATCCGCACCGCCGCGGACACCGTGCTGAGCGAGATGAAGTCGGTGGTCGGTGTGCTGCGCGACCCGGACGACGCCGGCAGCACCGAGCCGGCGCCCGGTGTGGCCCGCCTGCCGGACCTGCTGGCCGGGCTGCACGCCACGGGTTTCACCGTGCGGCACCGGCACCGTGGCGAGCCCCGGCCGCTGCCGGCGGTGGTGGACCTGGCGGCGTACCGCATCGTGCAGGAGGCGCTGACCAACGCGCACCGGCACGGCGCCGGCGACGCCACCGTCGAACTCGCGTACACCGCCGACACGGTGCGCCTCGACGTCACCAACCGGGTGGCCGCGAGCGGCGGTGCCCGGGCCGGGTCCGGGTTCGGCCTGATCGGCATGCGGGAGCGGGCCGCGGCCGCGCACGGCACGATCGAGGCGGGGCCGGTCCCCGGCGGCCTGTTCCGGGTGCGTGCCGTGTTGCCCACCGACGACCGGGCGGCCCA